A genome region from Setaria italica strain Yugu1 chromosome III, Setaria_italica_v2.0, whole genome shotgun sequence includes the following:
- the LOC111256742 gene encoding glutenin, high molecular weight subunit PW212-like, translating to MKRKFNSQTSSGSNTRPRFAPQQGTPFRAGGPSGNFGQQSFPRPAQQSFQRPSPQFQRPGMQTPRPGFTQNRQMTPTGTPARPNAPVGPTCFKCGEVGHYASSCPKRGGPATPVQNSSAPRQNQMQQPRNGNQTPQGNQGQQSFVRGKVNHMEAETAKEAPDVVLVCQEDSSAHRS from the exons atgaagaggaaattcaATTCCCAGACGTCTTCAGGAAGCAACACccgccctcgctttgctccacagcaagggacGCCGTTCCGCGCAGGGGGCCCGAGTGGGAATTTTGGGCAGCAGTCATTCCCGCGCCCTGctcagcagtcattccagcgccccagCCCTCAGTTCCAGCGTCCAGGGATGCAGACTCCGCGCCCCGGCTTTACGCAGAACCGCCAGATGACCCCTACTGGCACTCCAGCAAGGCCCAATGCTCCAGTGGGTCCtacttgcttcaagtgtggcGAGGTTGGTCATTATGCCAGCTCCTGTCCTAAGAGAGGTGGACCAGCTACCCCCGTGCAGAACAGCAGTGCTCCTCGGCAGAATCAGATGCAGCAACCGAGGAACGGGAACCAGACCCCACAAGGCAATCAGGGGCAGCAAAGCTTTGTCCGTGGCAAGGTGAACCACATGGAAGCCGAGACTGCTAAAGAGGCTCCAGATGTAGTGCTCG TGTGCCAAGAGGACAGTTCTGCTCACAGGTCCTGA